From the genome of Streptacidiphilus rugosus AM-16, one region includes:
- a CDS encoding cytochrome c oxidase assembly protein gives MGSMPGMPGMEHDLPPFSFGRALAFHPSANWAFLVLSVVLLVLYAAGCVRLWRRGDKWPVGRPIAWVLGLVTMVLVTCTGVGQYGMVLLSAHMMQHMVLSMLTPILLLLGGPITLALRALRPAAKGSHGPRELLVALLHSRYVKVVSHPAFTIPLFIASLYGLYFTPIFDTLMKSEFGHFAMMVHFLAVGLVFFWPIMGVDPGPHRPGYVMRILELFVGMPFHAFFGVAIMMASGLMVGTFAHPPASLGVDPLSDQHLAGGLAWAFSEIPTAVVLIALTFQWAKSEERQSRRKDRAAERNGDQELEAYNAYLARLEQRSAG, from the coding sequence ATGGGCAGCATGCCGGGCATGCCGGGGATGGAGCACGACCTCCCCCCCTTCTCCTTCGGCCGGGCGCTGGCCTTCCACCCCTCGGCGAACTGGGCCTTCCTCGTCCTCAGCGTGGTGCTGCTGGTGCTCTACGCCGCTGGCTGCGTCCGGCTCTGGCGGCGCGGCGACAAGTGGCCGGTGGGCCGGCCGATCGCCTGGGTCCTCGGCCTGGTGACGATGGTGCTGGTCACCTGCACCGGGGTGGGCCAGTACGGCATGGTGCTGCTCAGCGCGCACATGATGCAGCACATGGTGCTGTCCATGCTGACGCCGATCCTGCTGCTGCTCGGCGGTCCGATCACGCTGGCGCTGCGGGCCCTGCGCCCGGCGGCGAAGGGTTCGCACGGGCCGCGCGAGCTGCTGGTGGCACTGCTGCACTCGCGCTACGTCAAGGTGGTCTCGCACCCCGCCTTCACCATCCCGCTCTTCATCGCCAGCCTCTACGGGCTCTACTTCACGCCGATCTTCGACACGCTGATGAAGTCGGAGTTCGGCCACTTCGCGATGATGGTGCACTTCCTCGCCGTCGGCCTGGTCTTCTTCTGGCCGATCATGGGCGTGGACCCGGGCCCGCACCGCCCCGGCTACGTGATGCGGATCCTGGAGCTCTTCGTCGGGATGCCGTTCCACGCCTTCTTCGGCGTGGCGATCATGATGGCCTCCGGCCTGATGGTCGGCACCTTCGCCCACCCGCCGGCCTCGCTCGGCGTCGACCCGCTCTCCGACCAGCACCTGGCCGGCGGCCTGGCCTGGGCGTTCAGCGAGATCCCGACGGCCGTGGTGCTGATCGCGCTGACCTTCCAGTGGGCCAAGTCCGAGGAGCGGCAGTCCCGCCGCAAGGACCGCGCCGCGGAACGCAACGGCGACCAGGAGCTGGAGGCCTACAACGCCTACCTGGCCCGCCTGGAGCAGCGCTCGGCGGGCTAG
- a CDS encoding acyl-CoA dehydrogenase family protein: protein MTGFNLALNDDQIAVRDWLHGFARDVIRPAAAEWDEREETPWPILQEASKVGIYSLDFFAQQQFDPTGLGIPIAMEELFWGDAGIGLAIVGSALAAAGVVANGTPEQVGTWAPEMFGTPGDVKLAAFCSSEPDAGSDVAAMRTRAVYDQASDEWVINGTKTWATNGGIANVHVVVASVDPELGARGQASFIIPPGTPGLSQGQKFKKHGIRASHTAEVVLDNVRVPGDCLLGGKDALDHRMARAKERAAAVARGERVEQVKNAAMATFEASRPAVGAQAIGLARAAYEESLEYAKTREQFGRPIIDNQGIAFTLADMRTRIDAARLLVWRASWMAANGQPFTAAEGSMSKLYAGETAKWVTAQAIQIFGGNGFTREYPVERMHRDAAIYTIFEGTSEIQRLVIARTLSGMPIR, encoded by the coding sequence ATGACCGGCTTCAACCTCGCCCTCAACGACGACCAGATCGCCGTCCGCGACTGGCTGCACGGCTTCGCCCGCGATGTCATCCGACCGGCCGCCGCCGAATGGGACGAGCGGGAGGAGACGCCCTGGCCGATCCTGCAGGAGGCCTCCAAGGTCGGCATCTACTCGCTGGACTTCTTCGCCCAGCAGCAGTTCGACCCCACGGGTCTCGGCATCCCGATCGCCATGGAGGAGCTGTTCTGGGGCGACGCGGGCATCGGCCTGGCCATCGTCGGCAGCGCGCTGGCCGCCGCCGGGGTCGTCGCCAACGGAACGCCGGAGCAGGTCGGCACCTGGGCGCCGGAGATGTTCGGCACGCCCGGCGACGTCAAGCTCGCGGCCTTCTGCTCCTCCGAGCCCGACGCGGGCTCCGACGTCGCCGCGATGCGCACCCGCGCCGTCTACGACCAGGCGTCGGACGAGTGGGTCATCAACGGCACCAAGACCTGGGCCACCAACGGCGGCATCGCCAACGTCCACGTCGTCGTCGCCTCGGTCGACCCGGAGCTCGGCGCGCGCGGACAGGCGTCCTTCATCATCCCGCCGGGCACGCCGGGGCTGAGCCAGGGTCAGAAGTTCAAGAAGCACGGCATCCGCGCCTCGCACACCGCCGAGGTCGTCCTCGACAACGTCCGGGTCCCCGGCGACTGCCTGCTCGGCGGCAAGGACGCGCTGGACCACCGGATGGCCAGGGCCAAGGAGCGCGCGGCCGCCGTCGCCCGCGGCGAGCGGGTGGAGCAGGTCAAGAACGCCGCCATGGCCACCTTCGAGGCGTCGCGTCCGGCCGTCGGCGCGCAGGCGATCGGCCTGGCCCGCGCGGCGTACGAGGAGTCGCTGGAGTACGCCAAGACCCGCGAGCAGTTCGGCCGCCCGATCATCGACAACCAGGGCATCGCCTTCACGCTCGCCGACATGCGCACCCGCATCGACGCCGCCCGGCTGCTGGTCTGGCGCGCCTCGTGGATGGCGGCGAACGGCCAGCCGTTCACCGCGGCCGAGGGCTCGATGTCCAAGCTCTACGCGGGCGAGACGGCGAAGTGGGTCACCGCCCAGGCCATCCAGATCTTCGGCGGCAACGGCTTCACCCGTGAGTACCCGGTCGAGCGGATGCACCGCGACGCCGCGATCTACACCATCTTCGAGGGCACCAGCGAGATCCAGCGCCTGGTCATCGCCCGCACCCTCTCGGGCATGCCGATCCGTTGA
- the def gene encoding peptide deformylase — MLSRIPGSAGSVHPVTPWAKAVLRTPCRAVDTFDDQLERLIEDMFATMYAADGVGLAANQIGVGLRVFVYDCPDDEDVRHLGHVVNPVLVEADGVVVAGEEGCLSLPGLRAQTPRFDRAVVRGQDVTGVPLEIEGTGFFARCLQHEAAHLDGGVFLDSLTGLRRARALRATRRAAWFVAPE; from the coding sequence ATGCTCTCCCGCATTCCCGGCAGCGCCGGCTCCGTGCACCCCGTCACGCCCTGGGCGAAGGCCGTGCTGCGCACCCCCTGCCGGGCCGTCGACACCTTCGATGACCAGCTCGAACGTCTTATCGAGGACATGTTCGCGACGATGTACGCGGCGGACGGGGTGGGGCTGGCGGCCAATCAGATCGGCGTCGGTCTCCGTGTCTTCGTGTACGACTGTCCGGACGACGAGGATGTCCGCCATCTGGGACATGTCGTCAACCCGGTCCTGGTCGAGGCGGACGGTGTGGTGGTCGCCGGCGAGGAGGGCTGCCTGTCCCTGCCGGGTCTGCGGGCCCAGACCCCCCGCTTCGACCGCGCGGTGGTGCGCGGCCAGGACGTCACCGGCGTGCCGCTGGAGATCGAGGGGACCGGCTTCTTCGCCCGCTGCCTCCAGCACGAGGCCGCGCATCTCGACGGCGGCGTCTTCCTCGACTCCCTCACCGGCCTCCGCCGCGCCCGCGCCCTCCGCGCCACCCGCCGCGCGGCCTGGTTCGTCGCCCCGGAGTAG
- a CDS encoding MFS transporter, with amino-acid sequence MSATTRTPPEAAPATEAGHPLRWVALGVVLLAEIMDLLDTTIVNVAAPAIRGAFGGGTAQIQWISAAYTLSFAVLLITGARLGDLFGRKRMFVLGSLGFTLCSALCAGAVDSGMLIGSRALQGGFAALMIPQGLGIIRSVFSAAEVGGAFAAFGPVMGLSSVLGPTLGGFLVTADVLGTGWRMVFLINLPLGLAAALLGARVIPADHGVTGARRLDLPGVVLLSAAAALLVFPLVQGRELGWPLWTVLSMVASLPVFALFAALQRRLAAADRSPLVEPSLFRGRGFPSSVVVVAVFSAAMSGLMLTFTLTLQLGAQWTPLHAGATLIPLSLGIVAGAIASGAALGPRFGRRVIHAGVLVMALGTLALWASFAHWGLRVSSWELLPALVVTGLGMGLLMGPLFDIALAGVTDEQSGSASGVLNALQQLGGSVGVATLGTAFFSWSATRGTVTATGWTLGCVALCLLLAGAAAFAMPRMPRQSAGHH; translated from the coding sequence ATGTCCGCCACCACCAGAACTCCGCCCGAGGCCGCTCCGGCCACCGAGGCCGGGCATCCACTGCGCTGGGTCGCCCTCGGCGTCGTGCTGCTCGCCGAGATCATGGACCTGCTCGACACCACGATCGTCAACGTCGCCGCCCCTGCCATCCGCGGCGCCTTCGGCGGCGGCACCGCGCAGATCCAGTGGATCAGCGCCGCCTACACCCTCTCCTTCGCCGTCCTGCTGATCACCGGAGCGCGGCTCGGCGACCTCTTCGGCCGCAAGCGGATGTTCGTCCTCGGCTCGCTCGGCTTCACGCTCTGCTCCGCGCTCTGCGCGGGCGCGGTCGACTCCGGCATGCTGATCGGCTCCCGGGCACTGCAGGGCGGCTTCGCCGCGCTGATGATCCCGCAGGGGCTGGGCATCATCCGCAGCGTCTTCTCCGCCGCGGAGGTCGGTGGCGCGTTCGCCGCTTTCGGTCCGGTGATGGGTCTCTCCTCGGTGCTCGGACCGACCCTCGGCGGCTTTCTGGTCACCGCGGACGTCCTCGGCACCGGCTGGCGAATGGTCTTCCTGATCAACCTCCCGCTCGGCCTCGCCGCCGCACTGCTCGGCGCCCGCGTCATCCCCGCCGACCACGGCGTCACCGGCGCCCGCCGCCTGGACCTGCCCGGCGTCGTGCTGCTCAGCGCCGCCGCCGCGCTGCTGGTCTTCCCGCTGGTTCAGGGCCGCGAGCTGGGCTGGCCGCTGTGGACGGTCCTCTCGATGGTCGCCTCGCTGCCGGTCTTCGCCCTCTTCGCCGCCCTCCAGCGCCGCCTCGCCGCCGCCGACCGCTCGCCGCTGGTGGAGCCCTCGCTCTTCCGCGGCCGGGGCTTCCCTTCCTCGGTGGTCGTGGTGGCGGTCTTCTCCGCCGCGATGTCCGGGCTGATGCTGACCTTCACGCTGACGCTCCAGCTCGGCGCGCAGTGGACCCCGCTGCACGCGGGCGCCACGCTGATCCCGCTCTCGCTCGGCATCGTGGCCGGCGCGATCGCCAGCGGCGCGGCGCTCGGACCACGCTTCGGCCGCCGGGTGATCCACGCGGGCGTGCTGGTCATGGCTCTCGGCACGCTGGCGCTCTGGGCGAGCTTCGCGCACTGGGGTCTGCGCGTGAGCAGCTGGGAACTGCTGCCCGCGCTGGTGGTCACCGGCCTCGGCATGGGGCTGCTGATGGGACCGCTCTTCGACATCGCGCTGGCCGGGGTCACCGACGAGCAGTCAGGCTCCGCCTCCGGCGTCCTCAACGCCCTCCAGCAGCTCGGCGGCTCCGTCGGTGTGGCGACGCTGGGCACCGCGTTCTTCTCCTGGAGCGCCACCCGCGGCACGGTCACCGCCACCGGCTGGACCCTCGGCTGCGTCGCCCTCTGCCTGCTCCTCGCGGGCGCGGCGGCCTTCGCGATGCCCCGGATGCCGCGCCAGAGCGCCGGGCACCACTGA
- a CDS encoding 6-phosphofructokinase: MRIGVLTSGGDCPGLNAVIRSVVHRGVVDHGDEIIGFVDGWRGLLEEDYKELTLESVSGILAQGGTILGSTRVQPSKLREGVPAAKAMCQRLGLDGIIPIGGEGTLKAARMLSDAGLPIVGVPKTIDNDIACTDVTFGFDTAVSVATEALDRLKTTAESHQRVMVVELMGRHTGWIALNAGMAAGAHAIVVPERPFDIEKLTEVVRERFERGKKFAIVVVAEGAKPEPGTMPWQEGTIDIYGHERFTGVATQLSGELEHRLGKEARPVILGHVQRGGTPTAYDRILATRFGWHAVEAVHKGAFGHLTALQGTNINLVPLADAVADLKTVPAERYAEAETVI; this comes from the coding sequence ATGCGTATTGGTGTGCTGACCAGTGGTGGGGACTGCCCAGGTCTGAACGCCGTGATCCGGTCCGTGGTCCACAGAGGCGTGGTGGACCACGGGGACGAGATCATCGGGTTCGTGGACGGCTGGCGCGGTCTGCTGGAAGAGGACTACAAGGAACTGACCCTGGAGTCGGTGTCGGGAATCCTGGCGCAGGGCGGCACGATCCTGGGGTCGACCCGGGTTCAGCCGTCCAAGCTGCGCGAGGGCGTGCCGGCCGCGAAGGCGATGTGTCAGCGGCTGGGCCTGGACGGGATCATCCCGATCGGCGGCGAGGGCACGCTGAAGGCGGCCCGGATGCTGTCGGACGCGGGCCTGCCGATCGTCGGCGTGCCCAAGACCATCGACAACGACATCGCCTGCACCGACGTCACCTTCGGATTCGACACGGCCGTGTCGGTGGCCACCGAGGCGCTGGACCGGCTCAAGACCACCGCCGAGTCGCACCAGCGCGTGATGGTCGTGGAGCTGATGGGCCGCCACACCGGATGGATCGCGCTGAACGCGGGCATGGCCGCCGGTGCGCACGCGATCGTCGTGCCGGAGCGTCCCTTCGACATCGAGAAGCTGACCGAGGTCGTGCGCGAGCGCTTCGAGCGCGGCAAGAAGTTCGCCATCGTGGTGGTCGCCGAGGGCGCCAAGCCGGAGCCCGGCACCATGCCGTGGCAGGAGGGCACCATCGACATCTACGGCCACGAGCGCTTCACCGGCGTGGCCACCCAGCTGTCGGGCGAGCTGGAGCACCGGCTCGGCAAGGAGGCCCGCCCGGTCATCCTCGGCCACGTCCAGCGCGGCGGCACCCCGACCGCCTACGACCGGATCCTGGCCACCCGGTTCGGCTGGCACGCCGTCGAGGCCGTCCACAAGGGCGCGTTCGGCCACCTGACCGCGCTGCAGGGAACCAACATCAACCTGGTCCCGCTGGCCGACGCCGTCGCCGACCTGAAGACGGTCCCCGCCGAGCGCTACGCCGAGGCGGAGACCGTCATCTGA
- a CDS encoding TetR family transcriptional regulator yields the protein MLLLGSKECQGIVSSPQERPESPESPDRDERRAELLDAADRVVRREGPRASMNAIAAEAGITKPILYRHFGDKNGLYRALADRHSAALLEHIRAALDAPLERRERVENVLDTYLGAIESAPQVYRFLAHPDPAADSLSPAGPLAPTLRAIAAELSHAVAVQVDLGPDGNLVAEAWGQAITGMVLAAGDWWLEHQPFPRERMVQTLADLLWGRLAAAAENPTATKNGE from the coding sequence ATGTTGTTACTAGGTAGTAAGGAATGTCAAGGCATCGTGTCCAGTCCCCAGGAAAGACCCGAAAGCCCTGAAAGCCCAGATCGGGATGAGCGGCGCGCGGAGCTGCTGGACGCGGCGGACCGCGTGGTCCGCCGGGAGGGACCGCGCGCGAGCATGAACGCGATCGCGGCCGAGGCGGGCATCACCAAGCCGATCCTCTACCGGCACTTCGGCGACAAGAACGGCCTCTACCGCGCCCTCGCCGACCGCCACAGCGCGGCGCTGCTGGAGCACATCCGTGCCGCGCTGGACGCGCCGCTGGAGCGGCGCGAACGGGTGGAGAACGTCCTCGACACCTACCTCGGCGCGATCGAGTCCGCCCCTCAGGTCTACCGCTTCCTCGCCCACCCCGACCCGGCCGCGGACAGCCTCTCCCCCGCGGGCCCGCTGGCGCCGACGCTGCGGGCGATCGCGGCGGAGCTGAGCCACGCGGTGGCGGTACAGGTGGATCTCGGCCCGGACGGCAACCTCGTGGCCGAGGCCTGGGGCCAGGCGATCACCGGCATGGTCCTCGCGGCCGGCGACTGGTGGCTGGAACACCAGCCCTTCCCCCGCGAACGCATGGTCCAGACCCTCGCCGACCTCCTCTGGGGCCGCCTCGCCGCTGCCGCGGAGAACCCGACCGCCACCAAGAACGGCGAATGA
- a CDS encoding YoaK family protein, whose translation MSVDLNRAEIRISVVMLSLTLSAGAIDAITYLGLGHAFAALTTGNMLLLGFGVAQTAGTPIARPAEALAAFAAGVALAHTLIARLDRRGRRWFVAGLAFEVFLLAAAGLYAVGVAGSGPLAGRGQAVTVVLLAAAMGWRQRVMLEAGIPDMPTTVLQMTLVKAVTDVLSGSFPGPAGTRLAKARRIATIVGLFAGGAAGALLLRLGPGPALLCIAGFEACVAALYAHSPRYRPPTPAAGATTG comes from the coding sequence ATGAGCGTCGACCTCAACCGGGCCGAGATCCGCATCAGCGTCGTCATGCTCTCCCTGACCCTGTCGGCGGGCGCGATCGACGCGATCACCTATCTCGGCCTCGGGCACGCCTTCGCGGCCCTGACGACCGGCAACATGCTGCTGCTCGGCTTCGGGGTGGCGCAGACCGCCGGCACCCCGATCGCCCGCCCGGCCGAGGCCCTGGCGGCGTTCGCCGCCGGGGTCGCCCTGGCGCACACGCTCATCGCCCGGCTCGACCGGCGCGGCCGACGCTGGTTCGTCGCGGGGCTCGCCTTCGAGGTGTTCCTGCTGGCCGCGGCGGGCCTCTACGCGGTCGGCGTCGCCGGGTCGGGACCGCTCGCCGGTCGCGGACAGGCCGTGACCGTGGTCCTGCTGGCCGCAGCCATGGGCTGGCGCCAGCGGGTCATGCTCGAGGCAGGCATCCCCGACATGCCGACCACGGTGCTCCAGATGACCCTCGTCAAGGCGGTCACCGACGTCCTGTCAGGCAGCTTCCCCGGTCCCGCCGGCACCCGTCTGGCGAAGGCGCGCAGGATCGCCACCATCGTCGGCCTCTTCGCCGGCGGCGCGGCCGGCGCCCTCCTCCTTCGCCTCGGCCCCGGCCCTGCGCTGCTCTGCATCGCCGGCTTCGAAGCCTGCGTCGCCGCCCTCTACGCCCACTCCCCCCGCTACCGCCCGCCCACGCCCGCCGCAGGGGCCACGACGGGCTAG
- a CDS encoding TetR/AcrR family transcriptional regulator gives MTSAPSPTWPPAFGADARKPRRRTLSRELIVETALKVIDAEGMDALNMRRVAQELGTGAASLYAHVANKDELVTLVLDRVYADMRHPEPDPARWREQVKDFLRQARDNLVAHRDLARAAMDVNIPTTPSALDSAETMLGLLRAGGLSDRLASYAVDTLSLYVVATAVEESTRGGVRSHDPADAEAYLEGVRAFFGSLPVDRYPLIVSMVGALTRNVGDERFEFGLDVLLDGLDAQARRGG, from the coding sequence ATGACCAGCGCGCCCTCCCCCACCTGGCCGCCCGCCTTCGGCGCGGACGCCCGCAAGCCACGCCGTCGCACCCTGAGCCGCGAGCTGATCGTGGAGACGGCGCTCAAGGTCATCGACGCGGAGGGCATGGACGCGCTGAACATGCGCCGCGTCGCCCAGGAGCTCGGCACCGGCGCGGCCTCGCTCTACGCCCATGTCGCCAACAAGGACGAGCTGGTCACCCTGGTCCTGGACCGCGTCTACGCGGACATGCGCCACCCCGAGCCCGACCCGGCCCGCTGGCGCGAGCAGGTCAAGGACTTCCTGCGCCAGGCCAGGGACAACCTGGTCGCCCACCGGGACCTGGCCCGTGCGGCGATGGACGTCAACATCCCGACCACGCCCAGCGCCCTCGACTCGGCCGAGACCATGCTCGGCCTGCTCCGCGCCGGCGGCCTCTCCGACCGGCTCGCCTCCTACGCGGTGGACACGCTGAGCCTGTACGTGGTGGCGACCGCGGTCGAGGAGAGCACCCGGGGCGGTGTCCGCAGCCACGACCCCGCCGACGCGGAGGCCTACCTGGAGGGGGTCAGGGCGTTCTTCGGCTCGCTGCCGGTCGACCGCTATCCGCTGATCGTCTCCATGGTCGGGGCGCTGACCAGGAACGTGGGCGACGAGCGCTTCGAGTTCGGCCTCGACGTGCTGCTGGACGGCCTGGACGCGCAGGCCCGCCGCGGAGGGTGA
- a CDS encoding 2-hydroxyacid dehydrogenase: MEILAYGVQADEKPLLEAAFAGRHAVRCLEVFLNSDTAPLAAEHEVVSTSVNAVLDASTLRTLAKGGTRMIAQRSTGFNNIDLDVAAELGLTVARVSYYSPYSVAEFAWTLALAVNRRVIRAANRTREFDFRLDGLMGVDVHGLTVGVVGTGKIGECFSRIAHGFGTRLLGWDVAENQVCREQLGMEYTSLERLLAESDLISLHVPLVAETHHLIDETALGRMKKDAILVNSSRGGLVDTQALVETLRAGRLRGVGLDVYEEETGLFFLDKSLEGVADDVLARLMTFPQVLVTSHQAYFTSTAVGQIIDTTVANVDDYLAGRRTGNTLVPQA; this comes from the coding sequence ATGGAGATCCTTGCGTACGGTGTGCAGGCCGACGAGAAGCCACTGCTCGAGGCCGCGTTCGCCGGCCGCCACGCGGTGCGGTGTCTGGAGGTCTTCCTGAACTCCGACACCGCACCGCTGGCGGCCGAGCACGAGGTCGTCAGCACAAGCGTGAACGCCGTGCTCGACGCGTCCACGCTGCGCACGCTCGCCAAGGGCGGCACCCGGATGATCGCGCAGCGCTCCACCGGCTTCAACAACATCGATCTGGACGTGGCCGCGGAGCTCGGCCTGACCGTCGCCCGGGTCTCCTACTACTCCCCCTACTCGGTCGCCGAGTTCGCCTGGACCCTGGCGCTGGCGGTCAACCGCAGGGTCATCAGGGCCGCCAACCGCACCCGCGAGTTCGACTTCAGGCTCGACGGCCTGATGGGCGTCGACGTCCACGGACTGACCGTGGGCGTGGTCGGCACCGGCAAGATCGGCGAGTGCTTCTCCCGGATCGCCCACGGCTTCGGCACCCGGCTGCTCGGCTGGGACGTGGCCGAGAACCAGGTCTGCCGCGAGCAGCTGGGCATGGAGTACACCTCGCTGGAGCGGCTGCTCGCCGAGTCCGACCTCATCTCGCTGCACGTCCCGCTGGTGGCGGAGACGCACCACCTGATCGACGAGACCGCGCTCGGCCGGATGAAGAAGGACGCGATCCTGGTCAACAGCAGCCGCGGCGGGCTGGTCGACACCCAGGCGCTGGTGGAGACGCTGCGCGCGGGCCGGCTGCGCGGCGTGGGCCTGGACGTGTACGAGGAGGAGACCGGGCTGTTCTTCCTCGACAAGTCGCTGGAGGGTGTCGCCGACGACGTCCTCGCCCGGCTGATGACCTTTCCCCAGGTCCTGGTGACCTCGCACCAGGCGTACTTCACCTCCACGGCGGTCGGGCAGATCATCGACACCACCGTCGCCAACGTCGACGACTACCTGGCCGGCCGGCGCACCGGGAACACCCTGGTCCCGCAGGCCTGA
- a CDS encoding type 1 glutamine amidotransferase has translation MSDSALRLVWIYPDLLSTYGDRGNVLVVERRARQRGLDVQRIDVRSDQPVPTSGDIYLIGGGEDRPQRLAGERLRQDPGLGRAVENGAIVFGVCAGYQIMGHEFIDDRGERTPGLGLLDVWSTRGEGKRNVGDILAEPDPRLGLPTMTGFENHQGITHLGQGVSPLARVTVGGGNGTGDGTEGAWRDTVFGTYLHGPVMARNPLIADLLIKLALDVSALPPADNTWYDALRAERIAAVQAPA, from the coding sequence ATGAGTGACAGCGCCCTTCGGCTGGTCTGGATCTACCCGGACCTGCTCTCCACCTACGGCGACCGCGGCAACGTGCTGGTGGTCGAGCGCCGCGCCCGGCAGCGCGGTCTGGACGTGCAGCGCATCGACGTGCGCTCGGACCAGCCGGTGCCGACCAGCGGCGACATCTACCTCATCGGCGGCGGCGAGGACCGTCCGCAGCGGCTCGCGGGCGAGCGGCTGCGGCAGGACCCGGGTCTGGGCCGTGCCGTGGAGAACGGCGCGATCGTCTTCGGCGTCTGCGCGGGCTACCAGATCATGGGCCACGAGTTCATCGACGACCGCGGCGAGCGGACGCCGGGGCTCGGCCTGCTGGACGTGTGGAGCACGCGCGGTGAGGGCAAGCGCAACGTCGGCGACATCCTCGCCGAGCCCGACCCGCGTCTCGGCCTGCCGACGATGACCGGCTTCGAGAACCACCAGGGCATCACCCACCTGGGACAGGGCGTCTCGCCGCTGGCCCGGGTCACCGTCGGCGGCGGCAACGGCACCGGCGACGGCACCGAGGGCGCCTGGCGGGACACCGTCTTCGGCACCTACCTGCACGGCCCGGTGATGGCGCGCAACCCGCTCATCGCCGACCTGCTGATCAAACTGGCCCTGGACGTCAGCGCACTGCCGCCGGCGGACAACACCTGGTACGACGCGCTGCGTGCGGAGCGCATCGCGGCGGTCCAGGCGCCGGCCTAG
- a CDS encoding MurT ligase domain-containing protein, translated as MSAHPDSAAPSASLTARAKLAVTAGKAAAAVSRAAGRGSGSVIGGRVALKLDPDLLRSLAENLDVILVSATNGKTTTTRLIAEALRAAGPVVSNALGANMPAGITSALAGSGDAQFGVIEVDEKYLAGVARDTNPKAIALLNLSRDQLDRSSETRMLAEKWREGLSGTEAVVIANADDPLVTWAASSCRKVIWVAAGQAYREDAWSCPACGGVMQRPDEEWFCPACGFRRPQPHWALQGEFVVDPQGTPWPIRLQLPGRANLSNAASTAAVASVFGVHPQTALQRMETVQAVAGRYESVLVNGREVRMLLAKNPAGWLETFTLIDPAPAPVVLSVNALSADGTDTSWLWDVDYERLVGHPVFVMGQRKLDLAVRLEVAGVQFQVVDSIQQAVAAAPAGRIEAIANYTAFQQLRRDVQG; from the coding sequence ATGTCCGCGCACCCCGATTCGGCCGCGCCCTCGGCCTCGCTGACCGCACGCGCCAAGCTGGCCGTCACCGCAGGGAAGGCCGCCGCCGCCGTCTCGCGCGCCGCGGGCCGCGGCAGCGGGTCCGTCATCGGCGGACGCGTGGCCCTCAAGCTCGACCCGGACCTGCTGCGCAGCCTCGCCGAGAACCTGGACGTCATCCTGGTCTCCGCCACCAACGGCAAGACCACCACCACCCGTCTGATCGCCGAGGCGCTCCGCGCCGCCGGGCCCGTCGTCTCCAACGCGCTGGGCGCGAACATGCCGGCGGGCATCACCTCCGCGCTGGCCGGCAGCGGGGACGCGCAGTTCGGCGTGATCGAGGTCGACGAGAAGTACCTGGCCGGCGTCGCCCGCGACACCAACCCCAAGGCCATCGCACTGCTCAACCTCTCCCGCGACCAGCTCGACCGTTCCTCCGAGACCCGGATGCTCGCGGAGAAGTGGCGCGAGGGCCTGTCCGGCACCGAGGCCGTCGTCATCGCCAACGCCGACGACCCGCTGGTCACCTGGGCGGCCTCCTCCTGCCGCAAGGTCATCTGGGTCGCGGCCGGCCAGGCCTACCGCGAGGACGCCTGGTCCTGCCCGGCCTGCGGCGGCGTCATGCAGCGGCCGGACGAGGAGTGGTTCTGCCCCGCCTGCGGCTTCCGCCGTCCGCAGCCGCACTGGGCGCTCCAGGGCGAGTTCGTGGTCGACCCGCAGGGGACGCCGTGGCCGATCCGGCTGCAGCTGCCCGGCCGGGCCAACCTCTCCAACGCGGCCAGCACCGCCGCCGTCGCCTCGGTCTTCGGGGTGCACCCGCAGACCGCGCTGCAGCGGATGGAGACGGTCCAGGCCGTCGCCGGGCGCTACGAGTCGGTGCTGGTGAACGGCCGCGAGGTGCGGATGCTGCTGGCGAAGAACCCGGCGGGCTGGCTGGAGACCTTCACCCTGATCGACCCGGCGCCCGCGCCCGTCGTGCTCTCGGTCAACGCCCTGTCCGCCGACGGCACCGACACCTCCTGGCTCTGGGACGTCGACTACGAGCGCCTGGTCGGGCACCCGGTCTTCGTGATGGGACAGCGCAAGCTGGACCTCGCGGTGCGACTGGAGGTCGCCGGCGTGCAGTTCCAGGTCGTCGACTCGATCCAGCAGGCCGTGGCCGCCGCGCCGGCCGGCCGGATCGAGGCGATCGCCAACTACACCGCGTTCCAGCAGCTGCGCCGCGACGTGCAGGGCTGA